A DNA window from Centroberyx gerrardi isolate f3 chromosome 3, fCenGer3.hap1.cur.20231027, whole genome shotgun sequence contains the following coding sequences:
- the LOC139924284 gene encoding somatostatin-like receptor F_48D10.1, translated as MEPQDQTGWSPLSADLNSTPPATPSSFLLSSYLLFSNISSNMSTQSVPFQGSSTLLTTVISLTVFMVGLTGNTLAIYVVLRYAKMKTVTNIYILNLAMADELYIAGLPFLTTQNVLSYWPFGSFLCRVVMTADSMNQFTSIFCLTVMSIDRYLAVVHPIRSTKWRHPRVAKVVSAAVWAVSFVVVLPVVIFSDVQDKFNSCNMIWPEPKDVWSTAFVLYTATLGFFGPLLVICLCYLLIVVKVKSSGARAGFTKRRRSERKVTRMVVVTVVVFVLCWLPFFIINMVNLVVIIPESSATAGIYFFSVILSYANSCANPLLYGFLSDNFKQSFRKVLCVRSLRRKANGVEDGDPSAPRTEKTFTHDCTLLSPRNQDYHDPQSSQVSPHSPASPTSHTAAADLHPSPSTSGFPSPGPGIGPAATTIPSIATSTVISTLTVAEPPTVTALTTPQEL; from the exons ATGGAGCCGCAGGACCAGACAGGCTGGTCTCCCCTCTCCGCAGACCTCAACTCCACCCCTCCAGCCACGCCTTCATCCTTCCTGCTTTCTTCCTATCTCCTCTTCTCCAACATCTCCTCCAACATGTCCACTCAGAGTGTCCCGTTCCAGGGCAGCAGCACTCTGCTGACAACGGTCATCTCCCTGACGGTCTTCATGGTCGGGCTGACTGGCAACACGCTGGCCATCTACGTGGTGCTGCGCTACGCCAAAATGAAGACCGTCACCAACATCTACATCCTAAACCTGGCCATGGCCGACGAGCTCTACATAGCCGGGCTCCCCTTCCTCACCACCCAGAACGTGCTCTCCTATTGGCCCTTTGGCTCCTTCCTGTGCCGCGTCGTCATGACCGCAGACTCTATGAACCAGTTCACGTCCATTTTCTGCCTGACGGTGATGTCCATCGACCGCTACCTGGCTGTGGTTCACCCCATCCGCAGCACCAAGTGGCGGCACCCCCGCGTGGCCAAGGTGGTGAGCGCCGCCGTGTGGGCCGTGTCCTTTGTGGTCGTCCTGCCTGTGGTCATCTTCTCCGATGTCCAG GACAAGTTTAATTCATGCAACATGATCTGGCCAGAGCCCAAAGATGTGTGGTCGACAGCCTTCGTCCTCTACACTGCGACACTTGGCTTCTTTGGACCACTGCTCGTCATTTGCCTCTGCTACCTACTTATCGTCGTCAag gtgaaATCCTCGGGGGCGCGGGCGGGCTTCACTAAGCGTCGGCGCTCGGAACGCAAGGTGACCCGGATGGTGGTGGTGACCGTGGTGGTGTTTGTGCTCTGCTGGCTGCCGTTCTTCATCATCAACATGGTCAACCTGGTGGTCATCATCCCAGAGTCCAGCGCCACCGCCGGCATCTACTTCTTCTCTGTCATCCTGTCGTACGCCAACTCCTGCGCCAACCCGCTGCTCTACGGCTTCCTGTCGGACAACTTCAAACAGAGCTTCAGAAAG GTGCTGTGTGTAAGGAGCCTGAGGCGCAAGGCCAATGGTGTAGAGGATGGAGACCCCAGCGCCCCGCGCACCGAGAAAACTTTCACACACGACTGCACTCTGCTCTCCCCCCGTAACCAGGACTACCACGACCCCCAGAGCAGCcag gtctctcctcactctccagCCTCGCCTACctctcacacagcagcagcggACCTGCACCCCTCCCCTTCTACCTCTGGATTCCCCTCCCCCGGCCCGGGAATAGGACCCGCCGCCACCACGATACCCTCCATAGCAACCTCCACGGTGATCTCCACGTTAACCGTGGCTGAACCGCCCACCGTCACCGCCCTGACTACGCCGCAGGAACTGTGA